The region acattcttaagtccctttggaggaccaaggaatggtttctagtcctcggtaggggtgatgacttaaaggtgcaagggtatagtgacgccagctttcagaccaacagagacaactaccattcgcagtcgagctaggtctttacccttaatggaggagcagtaacttggaaaagttccaagcaagaaacgtagctgattcaacgtgcgaatcagagtacattgcagcgagcgaaacgTCAAAGGagacgatatggttgaagaacttcattggagaccttggagttgtgcctaccatCAAAGAGCCCATgcaaattttttgtgataatgaaggagtgttttccttgaccaaggaaccgagggatcatggtagatctcgacatatcgacagaaaatatcactttattcaacatcgggtagaagaaggactcctcgtagtaaagagagtatcgtcagaagataacccaacagatccgcttatgaagggaccgagtagggttaagcactttcagcacgctaggagcattgggctgaagggcaatattagtttagattagatagtttagaaacgtgtaatagatatatgtaattgaaatttgatgattaaataaaaggtattatttataagtaaagttattgtcttatgttaattgtttaactattgtttcacttgcatgttttgacttcctgaaaaaTTGAGTTATtttagaataattgaattattcgaacgttccacagacgttcatatgttggaagtagatatgaatgaagactgtcatgaacaggtgtgtagattgtctaaaaggtattagacatagcaaaggtttgctacaacgttcatgagtgcttatgattaatttttgagcattggaataaaaccgcgcttgctggaatcacttcatggaatttatcacgagtgatcgcaagacgataatatcatatggtcttaaaacctagatatatggtttattatttgctaattggttgcgcattgataatgtgaaaacgcatcagtaacttgatgtcataaaacgcattgttgtgtatgatttgattagtgaatagtaaatgcatataagtcgaagttttttTGTTCcctttatcctaagagggtaaaagtgatatcagggcccctcgatgatttgatttgatttatgTGTCAGACCCGGtcatgactaaattgatgtgttcaattaagttctatgtcaaatgaatctgagattgaGAAACatactactggacaataagtatgattaTGTttcatgtaattgtccgcacgatatctagaacagaggactatacgatccattatctaaaggacaaagtattgataagatcagagttcgacaacgcctatgagagctacgattgctaaccgGATTTTAGTTAcacttatagttactagacttatccaagtgggagactattggattagtgtctaagcccgtaactatatttggtaagtacttgaccaggttgtgcatggtccttttgggttgccttcaccatagcaacttgacagggtaatttatagagagagagagagagagaagatattatgatttattaatatattataagaataatatattaaaagaaatcatattatttgattaatattggtcataaattaattaggaattaacttggtgactaaaagagattaattaaataaaggggaataAACTATCAGATGTGTGATAGTTAAGTTTTGGGtcgggaaacctaatggactaagggggaacgaaattatgatgaaggatcatcatatattcgtccaaggccctattccagaaggttccatgggctgcttggtgattaagttgtccattagggttttggcagAAACCCTAGCAACCCATAGTATAAATAGAGACCCTTGCatgcaattttcggccacttgcttcacaagagaaaccctaggccgaAATTAAGcatcctctcctctctctcataatttccttcttggttgtggtgtttgtaagccattagaggagttacacttgtgactctaagctccaagataagaagaatcaaaaaggaatcaagcaatcaacaagaggtaatcatctagatcagATTTGTTATGATAAATTTCTAGTTCAtacttctagatctagggtttccaagtcttggattcattgcatgtacagtagagaagcctagatccaagcattagggtttgcatgagtacataggatgtttgtttgtgtaaaacccatcaaaagGATGTTGGACCATTAGTGATCATGATGCTCCACATGTGCATGATGTTGCTCTACTATGGTCAAGGTGGTCCATCATGTGTGTTCTTGATGCtcatgggttgtatgacatggaagaATTTTCTAGAAGATGTTTCATGTCAGAATATGATTGGTTGTCAcctttcatgggcctatgggcctaggcctggcaatcgtgtcgtgtttgggttggcgtgtcgcgggttggcgggtcaaaatatgtcaacccaaacacgacccatttaaatatacaggtcacgggttggcgggtttggaacataaacccatatatgacccaccaacccatttatttatacgggttcacaagttggcgggttcgtgggttAGATTTGGTTTCGTGGGTCCGAATTTTAgatatttaagtcttaaacatccaaatgaaaattaaaaacattcatagatgcatgttacagacttagccttataggttacgacttatgaccttagaccatccaccacgagttataatgtcaaaacagtcaaatggtgtatgaataaatggtatatattatataatacttattaaatattaatatttgatacataaatacatttaaaaataaaataatttttttactaagaatataaacgggttgcgggtcaacccgtttattttttgagaaacccatatatgacccgtttaataaacgggttggcgggttgaaaaacccaacccaaacccatttatttcgtgtcgtgtcgcgggtcgtgtcgcgtgtcatgtcgagaattgtcagccctatatgggccaatgggcttggccTATTATGGGATTAGGTGTGATCCCTCAACTctaaatagggatgcatgcttAGTCATATTATGTGTCTTGTATCTTGTATCCTTAGTGAGTAGAAAGAATCTCTGGTAAATTGTATTTGTAACCTCCATTTGAGAAGTCTGAAATAAAGAATAGTCCCCTCATGTCCGTTAACATAGGTCATCTTGACCATACCACGTAAATATTGTGTCATTGTGTACTTTTAGTTTTGCTTGTTATCCACATTACTTCCTGGGTTATCAGAACTTGGCAAGTGACATCATATTTGTTTTGAGTCTTGATAAGTATCGTTTGACTTCCTAACAGGAGAGTTAGAATCGGTGGTACTTTTCCCATCATTCTTCGGCTGCGATCCTTCTCCTCCCATTATGATAACGTTGGTGTCAATGAAACGGATTCAtcagacccgctctgataccataaaGAATCTTATTGAACAGGTTATTGATATTTGATTAAGCAGTAAAAGGCTTAAATAGGAATACAATGAAGTCTCCATAATTTACAAGGAGTTAACAACCAAACTAATAAAAGTATAAAGATGACAACTATTATACTAACGGATAAATACTAAATAATACTAAATTCCTTTATATAATCAAGTTCATGGCAACATTTTGTAGCTTTTTAAAGTAcgcattaatttatttattatgtcTAAACTTGAAGGCATCCATAATGGTGAGTTCAATGGTAGAGTTGAATGGGGTAGCAAGTCTATGTGTTATTCAATGGACGAAACTGCACAATTGTGAGATGGCGCGTTGACATTcaatggatttggagttcaatgtccactgaactcttcaatgggaaaaaggaaagtttttaattcttaaatattttctataaatacaTTTTGTAACATTCTATTAAACTTTGTAGAGTTCAACGCATTATAGGAAAAATGATAGAGTTGTATGGATTGTAGAAAGATGATGTGGCAATTCGTTGAACTTTATGGAGTTCAATGAATTGCGGATGCCCTAATACAAGTGGAAATAGATTGAAATTGAAGCCACGTCCACATGCCACCATTGTCCTTAACCTCCTCCTCAAAAAACCCTTCCACATTACAAATTTGAATTCACTCTGGAATAGGGGTCACATCTTTAACATTCCCTAGCACCACCTTAGTACAATCTTTAACCACCTGAAGCTCCAGTGTAAAGTGAGATTTACTCACACACACATCAATTGATTGTGTGGTATGTATATTTATATGAATTGATTACAACATATTCTCCTAATATGACAGAGAGATAAATACAAGCTAAACAAATAtgcatttaaataaaaaaagttCGGTATTATCTACCCCGTCAGCATTAGAATACCCCAAGATGGAGTTGGTGTGTGGTTGGCTAAATGTGAGACCAAATGGAATAGTACCCTTAACGTAGCACAAAATGCGTTTGACTTGCTGAAAATTAGTTTACGTGGGAGCATGAAGGTATTGGCTAGCTTGATTGACATCATACGCTAGCTTGATTGACATCATACGATAGATCAGGTCTAGTGATGGTTAAGTACTGAAGGACACCTACCAATGAGCGATAACAAGTAGTGCCCGAGAACATAGCACCACCTCGAATAAAGCTCTCATGAGTAGCTAAAGGCGTTTGAACATGCTATGAGTCAAGTAGGTCACCACAAGTAAGAACATTTTTTGTAGAAACAATCCATTGTCAGTTTAGCTGACTTCCAAGCCAAGAAAGTAATTAAGATCACCAAGATCTTTGATGGAAAAATCTTGTTTTAGGCGTGTAGTGAATATTGTAATAAAAGATTCTTGATTTCATATAAGAATCAAGTCACCCACATAGACGAGAAAGTACATAATACACGAATCTTTAGCAAAAACGAATAAAGATGTGTCATCACAACTGCAAGTGAAACCATTGGTATGTAAAAACAAGCTAAGACGATGAAACCAAGGCCTTGGTGCATGTTTTAATCCATATAAAGCTTTGGTTAACATGCAAACATGATGCGGAAATCGTGAATCAATAAATCTAGGGGGTTGCTCCATAAAGACAGTTTCATTTAATTGACCATGATGAAaagcattttcaacatcaagttGACGCAAACGCCAATTATGCAAGACAGCTAAGGATAGGACAATGTGAACTGTGGAAGCCTTGACAACCAAACTAAAGGTATATGTGTAGTCAATGTCGGGAATTTGGGAGAAACCTTGAGCTACAAGGCATGCTTTAAAACATTCAACGGAGCCATCTGAGTTATATTTAGTCCGATAGACCCACTTGGAGCCAACAACATTAGAGTAATGTGGACGAGGGACTAAGGTCCGCATATTGTTTTGACCAAGGGCTTCAAGTTCTTCATGCATTGCAACTAACCATCTTGGATTTTTGGAAGCAGAATTGAAACCTTTGGGCTCATGACTGGAAAATAAAGAAACATGCAATCCGTGATCAACAAGCGATGCATAGTCAACAATGTGAGTATTCTCATAAACTTTTTATTTACATCAAGTCACCATGGGATGAGTGGAATTGTCGTGATGAGGATGCACAGAGGTTGGCTCGTGCTCAAGTGGATCATCGTGTTGGGCTGCTGGAATGGAGTGCAGTGTGGGCTCACAAAGGCCATAAGGAGTTGAAGTGGACTGGTTAGAAGCAGCGATAATGGGTTTCATAGCAGGCTCAGGTGTCGATGATAATATAGGTGGTCCGTCGTCAAGAAAATCTAATTTGTCAAATCGAGTATGATCCAACATACACTTTATTTGTTTACAGATTACAAGCCAACTAGGAAGGTGgtgataacacacacacacacaaaaatttatttgtttacaGATTACAAGCCAACTAGGAAGGTGgtgataacacacacacacacacaaaaaaaaaaaaaaaaaaaaaaaaaaaaaaaaaaaacatatagtaGAGCTTTTACAATTTGCAAGTCGTAATAGAGAAAGGGCACGGACATGGAGGTTCTGCCACTTCAATTCCTCCTTCAAGCATCTGGACGACCTTCCTCATGGTTGGCCTGAGTGTGGAGTTTTCTTGTATACACCAAAGACCAACCATCACAAACCATGTCAATCTCTTGTAGTCATCTAAGGCCTCCGAATCGTTCTCAACAAATGCATCCAGTCTACCTCCTTGATAGTAATCCCATGCCAAATCAGTTAAAACTGCCACCCCTTCATTATCACGCTCAAAAACCAGGCTCTTTCGGCATGAAATGATCTCTAGTAGCAACACTCCAAAGCTATAGACATCAACCTTTACTGTGACAGGCATGTTCCTAAACCATTCAGGAGCAACATATCCTTTTGTTCCTCTTATTCCAGTGTTTGTATGACTTTGATCCATCATCAAAAGCTTTGCCAATCCAAAGTCAGAAATCTTAGCATTATGATACTCATCAAGAAGTATATTCTGAGGCTTTATGTCACAGTGAATGATTTGGATGCTACACTCTTCATGGAGGTAAGCGAGTCCTTTTGCAACCCCTAGAGCAATATAACTCCTATGTTTCCATGTAGGTCTTGTTTCTCCAAAAAGAAACATTGCCAAAGTACCATTGCTCATGTACTCATAAATCAATAGCCGCTGCTCACCCTCATCACAATAGCCAAGAAGCTGCACCAAATTTTTATGATGAGTCCTTGCAATAACATCGACCTCCGTTTTAAATTCCTTTTCACCATCTTGAACCAACCCATTTAACTTCTTCACAGCCACTATCTGTTTCCCTATGACACCTTTATAGACTACCCCAAAAGCTCCTTTTCCCAATTCATCCTTAAATCCATCTGTAGCTTCGACTAGATCTTGATATGTAAAATGAGCCAGATTCGTTTCAATATTAGATTTACTAATTGGATATATATTTCTAGCCTTCTTCTTGTAGATTACAAAGAAACCCACACAAATCACACCAATCAATATAATGTTCACAAACGCCGATGTACCAAAGAGGGTCGATACCACAAGTATCAGACTTTTCTGATCCTTATTTTTTGCTGGAAGCTGAGAAGGGGTTCCAGGACGAGGATCACCTTTCTGGAATTTAACAAACGCCTTTGCAGGAGGTGACGTTTCCTTCCTCCCGTTAGAGAGTGGAAACCTCTTCTTCCAACATTGGGCATTTGCATAAATTGCAACAGCACAGAAACAATCTTTAGAACAGGAACTTTTGCAGCTCTCTTCATTAGTTGGTTTCATGTGCACATAATCAGACTGGGGCCAATTAATACCATTGAGCTCGATGAAATCAAACATGTCTCCGGCATTATTTGAATCAACTTCATCACAGGTTGGAGTGAAATCAGGCTTGCAATCACCATTTGGATCATTTGGATCGAGCAATGAGAAACCCTGTGGGCATTCACAGCTTGGCCAGTTACCATCAAAGCTGCAAACACTGTTAAACCCACAAGCTCCACTATCTCGAACCCCGCTCATACTAAAACATATGTTATCTGGCTTAAACCATATTACCTCCCAGCTTGAATTGCCAGTGGGATTCTTGGGGTAGTAATATTGTCTAAAGACCCCATCAGAATCTAGAGTAGCTCTGTAATAATAATCTCCGGAAGGAAGTAAGCCTCTTGGAGTAAGAGTAAATGTCTGTCCATTTCTTCTCAATAAATACATGTATCCCGTTGTATCAAATATCACTTGTTCACCACGATTTGTTGAATTGGAGGAATCAAAAGTGTCGCTGCTATAATAAGCATCATAAACATTACCTGTGGGTATATCTCGAGTATTAAGAACAAGATTCCCATCTTCAAGAAGTTGAAACAAGAATCGTCCGCCAGAAAAGTTTGTTTTGCTCCTTTTTGAAATGATCATTCCACCTCTCAATATAACCTGAGTCGGCAACAGTGTGTCTGCTGGATAATCAAAACTACTCCATATCTTGCTTGAATTGCTACCAAAAATCATGAAGTTACCTGTATCATTCATAAAACCTGATGCAACGCCCGAAATGGATCCAGATCTCCATACCTGTGTGCCCTGAGGATCAGTGAGTACGAGTCCACTTTCACGAAGTAGCTCAACTTTGGATCCTCTAGGCACCATCCGACCTTCTTCTGGATACCAGATGATCGTCTTCTCAGGTATCTTGTCATACCATATGGATAACAAGAAATTATCGTTCCCTTGAACTTGTTGGAACCCAAATGCAAATTCACCCGAAGATGAAAGCCATGGTCTGATGTTGGGTGTGGCAGTGAGTGATGCACCAACCGGTACAGAATCATTAGACTGTTGTGCTGCTATAAAAGGTAGGCAAATAGTTATAAATAGTAAACGCAGTAGGATTACAGCCATAGGAAATTGGTGGAATGATAGACAACAATGACAACATTATGACTCTTAAAATAGGAAAAGAAGCTTGCCTTAAAATCAACAAAAAGATTTACAGTCCACAAAATAAGACAAAGTCTTTTATGGTGACTAAAGGTTCCTTATCGTAATGAACCATCGTTTGTGGGTCTCCTTTCCTTTTCTTGTAAAGACTTAATTTCATCATTTTACGTACTTTTCTTTTCATGCACAGCAGAACCAGGTATTATTCCACCGGgcaaattaaaataaattttcaatTGTGGTCCACAATCGAACAGCATATATAAATACAACAGTGCAGTTTTGAAGTCAAATTATCTATTCATATTcatagtcacaaaactaattaataCAAACAAGATTAAGGAGTTTTGAAGTCAAATTATCTATTCATATTCATAGTCGCTTACAAAACTAATTAATACAAAAGGTCTATTTCTTTTTAACTTAGGTCATCCACAACTCCATAAAGTTTAATGGATTGTCACATCGTCTTTCTACAACTCATACAACTGTACAATTTTTTTCCTAATGCATTGAACTCCACAAAgttcaatagaatgttacaaAATGTAATTTATAGTAAATATTTAGGAAttaaaaactttcatttttcccattgaagagttcaataaCCATTGAACTCAAAATCCATTGAATGTCAATGTGGCATCTCACAATGGTAGAGATCAGACGGCTAATAATCAATGTAGAATGGCACGTGTTTTTCTCTCCAacttgtcgccgctaatgcctcagttgtcgccgctaaaggtaccATTCTTTTGACTACCTTTCGTCCCAGACGACTCATTTTCTGCGTAACTCTCCCTCCCTCTCGCAAAATTCCGGCGACCAACGTCCACTGCTGCATTTTTCCGGCGTACTACACAACACAAACCACCTAACATAGATTGCTTCTAGGCTTTCATTTTCCGGTGTTTTCCGCTAATTCCCGGTGTTTTCCGGCGAATTTCGAGCTTCTCCACCGACAATAAACCTCCGGTAAAGTACGTTTTCTCTTCCCTTTTCTATTTCTCTTGTTTTCTTACCAACATTTAACCCTAATTTCATTTTTTGTGATTTCAAGTAAACTCCGGTGGTGACCACCACCACAACACCACCATTGTCACCATTTTTCGGCAACCGGTCGAATTTTCCGGCGACAGGTTCCCTTTTCCGGCAACAGCAAgttgttcttcttctttttttcctCATGTAAATGATATGAAATGTATGTGAAATG is a window of Lactuca sativa cultivar Salinas chromosome 1, Lsat_Salinas_v11, whole genome shotgun sequence DNA encoding:
- the LOC111887848 gene encoding G-type lectin S-receptor-like serine/threonine-protein kinase LECRK3, which gives rise to MAVILLRLLFITICLPFIAAQQSNDSVPVGASLTATPNIRPWLSSSGEFAFGFQQVQGNDNFLLSIWYDKIPEKTIIWYPEEGRMVPRGSKVELLRESGLVLTDPQGTQVWRSGSISGVASGFMNDTGNFMIFGSNSSKIWSSFDYPADTLLPTQVILRGGMIISKRSKTNFSGGRFLFQLLEDGNLVLNTRDIPTGNVYDAYYSSDTFDSSNSTNRGEQVIFDTTGYMYLLRRNGQTFTLTPRGLLPSGDYYYRATLDSDGVFRQYYYPKNPTGNSSWEVIWFKPDNICFSMSGVRDSGACGFNSVCSFDGNWPSCECPQGFSLLDPNDPNGDCKPDFTPTCDEVDSNNAGDMFDFIELNGINWPQSDYVHMKPTNEESCKSSCSKDCFCAVAIYANAQCWKKRFPLSNGRKETSPPAKAFVKFQKGDPRPGTPSQLPAKNKDQKSLILVVSTLFGTSAFVNIILIGVICVGFFVIYKKKARNIYPISKSNIETNLAHFTYQDLVEATDGFKDELGKGAFGVVYKGVIGKQIVAVKKLNGLVQDGEKEFKTEVDVIARTHHKNLVQLLGYCDEGEQRLLIYEYMSNGTLAMFLFGETRPTWKHRSYIALGVAKGLAYLHEECSIQIIHCDIKPQNILLDEYHNAKISDFGLAKLLMMDQSHTNTGIRGTKGYVAPEWFRNMPVTVKVDVYSFGVLLLEIISCRKSLVFERDNEGVAVLTDLAWDYYQGGRLDAFVENDSEALDDYKRLTWFVMVGLWCIQENSTLRPTMRKVVQMLEGGIEVAEPPCPCPFSITTCKL